The Neodiprion lecontei isolate iyNeoLeco1 chromosome 2, iyNeoLeco1.1, whole genome shotgun sequence genome segment GGAGATCCAGAGGCTGCTATGTGCAGAGGTGATCGCATTCGGTGGAATCTGAGTAGCTCCGCAACTGTGACTGCAACTCGTACGACACCACGACCACCTTCCAATACATCGCTAGCACAGCATACCAAGTTctgcaaaatattgaaaacccACAATTACCCATTAGGAATGGCTTATAAAACTGATTAGTTAAGATAAAATATGAGATGCACATGGCAgttttaaaaagaaatattttttgacagaGCTCACCACCGAGGTTTTTTTGGAAACTCATGCACTCATGGTGTATAATCATTTAGTTATTGAAAACTGATATTCCGtataaaaagaatattttattttaaaatgacGATATTACAAGGATATATTTTGGTTACACATTACGAGATGGTACACTAGGTTGGTACATGATAagcgaagaagagagaaaaaaatattcgaccATCCGTTTGTATCAGACATGTAAGAAGGAAGATAAAATATCCTGTGAGATATGATCCTGaacaaattgaaagaattaaaACTTTACAATccaaaaatcactttttcgtGAAATATGTGATCCATCTGCATTTTGAGATCGTGTTTTATAGTCAGactgaaaatacaaaatttgatttgaagAATCGGAAAcctatttaaattttttttttcattctcagaCTTAAAACACAAATGTTACGAAATACTATGTTTATATTAAACGTCACACGCTCAGTATCAAGAAGATTATATGCAGTTCAGATCTTTTTGATATTATTAGACTTGTTCTTGCACTGCTTTAGCGCAGGTCTGATAACTGTGCAGCATCGAAGTGAATAAAACTGGTATACGATAAAACGAGGgatggaatatttttatagtGCAATCGGTAAAATCGATCGAAAAGTTGCATTTTCCAAGCTTAATGACGTTATATAGTACACATATAGTGCTGTGATTACCAGTACACATATTCTTATAATCCTCAAAAGTTTCTTCAACAGCAAAAGTAGCGAATAATTTGAGATTGTCGAATATTTGCTGTAATGAATAATCACGTGCACTGTATACCACGCACATAAGTATGTAGATTGCATGTAAACCACACAGTCATTTACTTATGATATCGCAAATTACATAGTTTTCGAGCAGAATCTTGTGAATGTATATTACAGATGTACAATTGCTCAGGTTGACCCTCAAACGAGTAACGTGTGAAAATCGTAATAATCGTCTCAGAATCAACCTCCGCAAACATACATGGACAAATCTTTCACAGGTAACaatgtaattgaaataatgtagattagtagaaaaaaaaattcatttgaaaaatagaattcATGCTGTGTAGTAGTGGTTCAAATTGATTTACACCATTATTTCAATCAACCACTTTATCTTCCAACTTCGGACCAATCATCACATATActtatacaaaataatttttttcaataaataaataatgattgaaaactggtttatatcatacaataataaattaagAACCAATGCATAACAATTAAAAGCAAACGCTTAAGCTTCTAGTAAAAAACCAAGCACCAATTAGATTAATTAAATGATGTACAATAacgaatattaataataacggAATGATTTCGCTTCCACATCATACAACAAAGACGTTAAATTAGTCAACTACTTCCTtccgataaaaatttatatcgtcAGCTGAGAGCAACAACATCCCATCTCAGGTTTTGGTTCAACAAAACCTCAGCTCAAAATGTCGTTCAAAAATGTCGGCTATCGTCGGAAATCACTTTGGAAACACGATGTTATCCAACGAAATTCTAAGATGGGATATTGTTGCTCCAAGCCGACGATATCAGAATAAAAACTATACTTCAAATCCAGTCTTTTAGCATATCAATATTCGTACCCGGGCGGATGCCCAATTTTATTAAtactgattttataattaaaacgcAGGATATAGACATCCGGTATATACATTACAAACAAACTTTCACATCAGACCAATGTACAAATTAGTTGAATCGAGCTTCAATTTTAGGAGGgaagttataaaaataagaacaaaCACGATTTGcgtttttgttcaaatatcCATATGCCTAATGATAATCAAATCCATTAAAGATAAACTCACTctgcaaaaatacaaaatgcattttcaaaatttgaaagaaataacaaaacCAAGAttgttcaaaaatgaaaataaaataatactatTTATTATCCACCTATTCCCTGCGAAAAATCGGTTGCCATTCAGCTTGGCCATATCATGACTAGATAGAATGTATCATTGAGACTAGAGGGTGAAACTTTGAATGGCAACAGTTCACttagatttcaaaatataatgATGCCTGCGAGCAGATGAGATTATTGCAATGAATGCTATGTAGCAAATATTATGAAAAGTTATTACAGTagcattgaaaataaataattggtAATTCCTACCTGAATTACAAAAGATTCCTGTGAAATAGTATAAATAAAGTTCGCTAATTTGTACGTACTTATTACAGTATAATCtaatacaatatatgtatgtaaatttACGTTGTTGCGAGTTCAAGGACAAATTTAAATGCTAGTATCAAAAGTTGACGTCAATTCCAAACTTGTACCCAATAAGATAGAAGCACGTGTCAGAATAACCATTTGGTATGGAACTTACACGTGGAGAGATTTCGCCTTTGAATCGAACCTTcataataaattgattgattgattaatattaaatataacaCGTGTTAATACTCGTGCTACGCGTATGAATTTTACACGTAGGTATACGATTACATTTGGCGCGCatctatgaaaataaattagcaACAGCAGGAACGCGGTGACCCTGCTCTGCTGTGCCCTGCCGTCTATGTTGGGCTAAACTGCTTGAGAACTGTTCGTCCTGTAAATGTTACTGACATATGTCGAATAATTTAAACCGCAAAACCTTATGAATATTTTCTGATATGTTCGAAGAAACGAAAACTCAATTGATAGTTACATATACATCTGCTTatttttggaagaaattataATCGTTCACGGGCCAATCAATTCTCGAGAGCCTCGGCATTTTGGTCGACTACACTAGGAATATCTAACTTCAAAGGCATGTTTAATGTTACAAAGCTAGGTTAATTGGAACACGCACAAGatattttcttacaaaagTGTTTATACATATTGCCAATAATGCGATATAATCAGCCAtctcttattttttcatccttgaTGCGTATTAAGTAATAATTAAGCACCGTTCTGATATACATGTCCACATTGCATTTAAGCGCGATCTGTTATATCCTACAATCTATGCAGCGAATGTTAATGGCTAAGAATTACAGCTGTTGCAGCAAAATTATAAAAGGTCCGTCAACTGTTCGGGAATTAACCTTCCTACTCAGGgattggaaaaatatatagtagCATCAGAGTAGTAATAAACGTGGCAAAAAGCATCGAGGAGAGGACGCTGTCCTGAATCGTACGAGATGAACCTGCAGGTTCTTCGAAGCCCTCTAATTCAACAAGCGCTGATACTAGACGCCCGAGAGCCTCCAGCCCATAGGCATCCATGTAACCCACGTCCATGATCGCGTCCGCGTCCAACAACACCTCCTGCAACCAACAACCACACTAGTCAGTCCCAGTTTTTCACCTTCCAGACTTTTCATTCCCGTTTAAATCTACATCTCATAACAGTCcgtatttcttttcattaatATCTTCGTAAATTTCGTTATAGCCTCTAGCATCCATCTaacaataattcaacgaacaatttcatttcatctttTTACCCACTGTATTCAGTAAATCATAATAACTTTTGACagctttttttccctctctttacAGTTACTGTTTTAATGACTAACTAACTCGGACATTTTCGATTAAGTATGACTTCTAAAAAAGCATCATTGTTACGACCTATCAGACACAAAAGCAAATATCATCCATTGCATGCAGCTAACACGTCTTCCTGCTTTCACGCGTTGTCAAATATTAATCTTCAcgtattttcaagaaaataaatgacatCGTTGTATTGTCAGTTACATTCTTGTACTGGGGAATGTAGAGAAGTAGGGACTGACTAGTAGTTGTTGGATTTGCACGTTTTTCactgagaaaattcaaatgactAATTTCTTCACCATTACCGACGCATTCACATAATCAGGCATGAAAAAGCTAAAGTAATACAACCCATTACACCTTATCAATAATATGAGGTGGTGCCGATTAATGTTTTCATGATCCTTagtatttaaatcaattaaatCTACCTCTCACTCACCATGCAAATATTTACTACATATTTAATACAAGAAATGAGCACGACGAGTGAATAACTTGTCAATAAACGTGcattcaagttttcaaaaattgcctGATAACTTGGTATCTACGCCTACAGATAAAACGAAGCTATTATATAGGTCTATTGATTACAAAATACCTTTATGATACACCGAATGACTATTTAGGTGAGAGCTGTATTGATATGTACAACATTATTGTGCTGTATTTAGATAAAAAACGTGATAGGAGAATAAGAAATATGATCCCTTCTATAAGGCACAGGGTAATTTTTGTAAGCATAATAACATTTACTAATGCATGCGGGATATGTATCCtcgatatcaaattttataatttcgtgACACTTATCCTATAATCACTCTGAAATGTATATTTCGTACCTCGTCTACTCCGATCTTTCTGCACGCTTCAAGAAAGTTGTCAACGTTCCGCCTACATCTCGCCATTGTCAGTTTCGGCTATATAAATCACAGTGATCAGTCGAATAGAACAAATTATATGGAAAGCAGCATATGAAAAATCCTCACTTAagcctaaatattttcatcatacCGTGTATAAGATTGTAAACTTACCACAGCAGGAGAAGGAACATGAATACTGGCTACAGAACGAGGTCTAACGTGGTTTGCCAGATGACACAGAACAACACCGTCGGTCAAAGCTGGCGCCAGATCTTCCGGAAGAGCCATCTTCAGTCTTGTCTCTATGTGCTGCATCAAAGGCAAAGTGACATTTAAACGTTAGGCACTTTGAACAGTCACCAACAGTGATTTCTCTGCAGATTCATACAATTGGGCCTAAAACTTACACTTCGAAGCTGTTCAATCAAATCTGCCTCCTCtttggctcgttcgaattctCTGCGCattgtaaatgaatatttttcaggcATGTTACTATTCCATGTGACAGACCGTGTTGATTTAGGACTTCCACTACTTCTATTTGGACTCTTGTTACCTAAAgcagaaaaaagtttttcgattGTTTTGAAGAGGTAACTAAAATATTcgtagaaaaattgtttttacaaaagttgtgtaaaaaaattaactaccATCCACGTATCCTATAGCAGTTTTGACGAGTCTTGGCGCATGACTTGGGCTAGAATTTATCGACGAAATACTAGTGGAAGTTTTTATAGGTGAGTTAGGCTTTCTGTAAGTTTGCTCACTGAGTTTTCCGTTTTTGTTGTTATACTCGTTATTGCTACCACCATTGAAAATGCCTGCATTTTGATAATTGATACGGGACGGTGGTACTTTCTGTACCGGCCttttcagtgaattttcatCAGTGAATATTTGCTTAGACTGAGAATTATCTTTGGCTTGATTAGCATCTGATGCTTCGTTGCCATGGGATTCATTCGCAGATTCATTGCCTGGTGGTGTAATCTGCTTGGATAGCCTGTACACGCTAGGCCCTTCGTTCACCCTCTGCTGTCTCAAAGCCTCTTTGTATTCCcttaaaaaaatcgaacatACAATTACTACCAATGGTTATTTCAccagaatttaataattatacatcacataaaaatataaaaaagagaaaacaacaagagaaaatgaataacagaactgaaagagaaaaacaaaattgttgCAGCACCGAACTTGGGTCTCAGAAGAAAGAGCGTTACCTGTATGTTTGAATGTGATTCAAAGGCCTCTTTTCATCTCCGTTGACCTGTAGCGAATTGTTGACTGTTGTTTGAATAGGTTGTATAGATTGCGGGGTGCCAAGGGGTGGTTCGTGTGTGATTTGGGTCAATGGAACACTTTCCAAGTAGCTGAAAAAACACTCTCAATAGCATCTCTCATGCACGCATGCAAGTTACGCAGCACAATTTTACGTCCTTGGCACTGTTATTAGTAATTTAAAATACTAAATATTCACACTGGATGTAATTACAAATAAAGAGCAACCGGGACGTCGAACTGTCGcgtttttcaataatcaaaagaaaaaaaaaccacagagagaatattgaaattgaaaattcaataaaaaaacataccCTGATATGGTAGAAGCACTTGGACAATTAGCTCCTATTATTCTCCGCGGATCACCACAGTTATCAGATGTGCTTCTTTCCAGCTTCCGCTTCTCGAGTTGGTCGTGCAGTATCATTGCCTGgaagaataaatttcacgatgaaacaaaaatgtttaGATGTGTAAAATCTTCGCAAATTTGTATTCAACAACGCGTAAACGATACAATAGTCGGATCCATCGcaaaagtaacgaaaaatCTAATCAAACTTTATCTACCTTTCCTAGTTCATCCTCCAGCGAGGTGTGCTCCCCCGGCGATATCGTGCTGGGTGTCGAAGTACCACTGCATGAGCCATTGATTACTGCTGGTTCCCGAGCAGGCAGAGCGATGGACAGCGGTGAGCATTCTTGACGCCAAGGTCCGCGAACGTCGCCCTCGTGGACCTGGGGAATGAGAAGGAACTGAAAatacgtttgaaaaataagcTGAATCGTAGACTCGCGTCTCTTGGACGAAAACTAAATGGAAACAATCAATACAAGGACACCAACCCCAGGGTGGATTTCCTGCGACCATCGTTTGTCAACCCCGTCGCTTGTGCTGTACCCGCTGTCGACGTTGTGGCGTCTGTGGGACCTTATGTCAAGGGTGGCGTGTCCGCGGGCCTCCAAGGGAATGCGTCGAGCCCTTCCGCCCCTCGCACGCTCGTGCTTCACGGCCTGTCTCTCAAGGTACTTGAAGATATGAATACGACCGCGGGTGCATAACTGTAATGTAATGAATAACTTTGTGAGCAGAGAACGAGACGGAATTATATGAAATAACGTGGTTGTCGACCTACCGAAGCGGGCGGCGAAGTCAGAGGGTTTTCCATCAGCTTGAGGTCAATGAGGCTCTTCATTTTCCTGAGCTCGTTAGGTAGCACAGATATTCGGTTTCCACTGACGTCGAGCTTCACCAGCCGAAGGTACGTGAGCTCTATGAAACATTAAGGCAAACAGAAATACCTTGTTAAACGATTATATTTACGTATACGTTTATATATTTCGACTAATTCTTACCTATTGGTAGCTGCACCAAAAGATTACTCCTCAAGTCGAGGCTCCTGAGCCTTGGCAAATCTCCGATCCGCGGTGGAAGAGTAGATATCTCATTGCACCCGGCGTCGAGTTCAGCCAGCGCTGACATCCTGCCAAGTTCTTCGGGAAGGGAAACCAGCCGATTGTGAGCGACGAGTAAAGTTTGAAGCGGAAGGCGACACACTTCCCGCGGAAGGGTGGTGAGTTGATTACGACTGTACGGGAGATAAGattgattgtttttatttttttaatttttacaagctcAATCCTTGTTCAACTATAATTCATGCACGCCATTCGTGTGTGTGATCGTTAAATCACCTCAGGTCAAGGTAGGCTAGGGACTGGAGCATGACGACGGTGTCGGGAATGACACGAATCGCATTGTGGTAGAGTTGAAGTTTCTCCAGAAAAGGGTACTCGGTTACTTCTTCAGGCAATTCCGCGAACCGATTTTTCGACAAATCTGCAACAGAAACGAATGCATACTTTTAAGACTCCGTATATCTGATGTTGGAATACATTTTAATGTCGACGAAAAACCCACGTCTGTATCGAATAGTATGATAGTTTTCGATATGTTCGAAGAATATTCAATCTGCACGATGAATGACTGGTTCAAGATAGATTGGAAAAGAATTTAATTCATTTGGCTTGTGCAGGCCACTTCCATAATAGTTGTTTGCGTGCTTCCATACCGATAGTCCTCGTGGATTTATTGTTCTATCGCGAGTAAAATTCGCAGTCATAGATCACGTTCAAGTTCGAACTATAAATACGTCAAACTGTAATATAGCTACCAGCTCAAGTTTTCGGTCGGGGTCGATCCAGAAGTTGCAAAATTTATTGCTAGCATTATTACACGCGATACG includes the following:
- the LOC107217717 gene encoding leucine-rich repeat and calponin homology domain-containing protein isoform X2, with the protein product MAMVASNMSGHIQKQLTRSLERILEEAHLSGELKLSGRKLKEFPKTGVKYNLCDTVTADLSKNRFAELPEEVTEYPFLEKLQLYHNAIRVIPDTVVMLQSLAYLDLSRNQLTTLPREVCRLPLQTLLVAHNRLVSLPEELGRMSALAELDAGCNEISTLPPRIGDLPRLRSLDLRSNLLVQLPIELTYLRLVKLDVSGNRISVLPNELRKMKSLIDLKLMENPLTSPPASLCTRGRIHIFKYLERQAVKHERARGGRARRIPLEARGHATLDIRSHRRHNVDSGYSTSDGVDKRWSQEIHPGVHEGDVRGPWRQECSPLSIALPAREPAVINGSCSGTSTPSTISPGEHTSLEDELGKAMILHDQLEKRKLERSTSDNCGDPRRIIGANCPSASTISGYLESVPLTQITHEPPLGTPQSIQPIQTTVNNSLQVNGDEKRPLNHIQTYREYKEALRQQRVNEGPSVYRLSKQITPPGNESANESHGNEASDANQAKDNSQSKQIFTDENSLKRPVQKVPPSRINYQNAGIFNGGSNNEYNNKNGKLSEQTYRKPNSPIKTSTSISSINSSPSHAPRLVKTAIGYVDGNKSPNRSSGSPKSTRSVTWNSNMPEKYSFTMRREFERAKEEADLIEQLRSHIETRLKMALPEDLAPALTDGVVLCHLANHVRPRSVASIHVPSPAVPKLTMARCRRNVDNFLEACRKIGVDEEVLLDADAIMDVGYMDAYGLEALGRLVSALVELEGFEEPAGSSRTIQDSVLSSMLFATFITTLMLLYIFPIPE
- the LOC107217717 gene encoding leucine-rich repeat and calponin homology domain-containing protein isoform X5, which produces MAMVASNMSGHIQKQLTRSLERILEEAHLSGELKLSGRKLKEFPKTGVKYNLCDTVTADLSKNRFAELPEEVTEYPFLEKLQLYHNAIRVIPDTVVMLQSLAYLDLSRNQLTTLPREVCRLPLQTLLVAHNRLVSLPEELGRMSALAELDAGCNEISTLPPRIGDLPRLRSLDLRSNLLVQLPIELTYLRLVKLDVSGNRISVLPNELRKMKSLIDLKLMENPLTSPPASLCTRGRIHIFKYLERQAVKHERARGGRARRIPLEARGHATLDIRSHRRHNVDSGYSTSDGVDKRWSQEIHPGFLLIPQVHEGDVRGPWRQECSPLSIALPAREPAVINGSCSGTSTPSTISPGEHTSLEDELGKAMILHDQLEKRKLERSTSDNCGDPRRIIGANCPSASTISGYLESVPLTQITHEPPLGTPQSIQPIQTTVNNSLQVNGDEKRPLNHIQTYREYKEALRQQRVNEGPSVYRLSKQITPPGNESANESHGNEASDANQAKDNSQSKQIFTDENSLKRPVQKVPPSRINYQNAGIFNGGSNNEYNNKNGKLSEQTYRKPNSPIKTSTSISSINSSPSHAPRLVKTAIGYVDGNKSPNRSSGSPKSTRSVTWNSNMPEKYSFTMRREFERAKEEADLIEQLRSHIETRLKMALPEDLAPALTDGVVLCHLANHVRPRSVASIHVPSPAVPKLTMARCRRNVDNFLEACRKIGVDEEVLLDADAIMDVGYMDAYGLEALGRLVSALVELEGFEEPAELGMLC
- the LOC107217717 gene encoding leucine-rich repeat and calponin homology domain-containing protein isoform X3 yields the protein MAMVASNMSGHIQKQLTRSLERILEEAHLSGELKLSGRKLKEFPKTGVKYNLCDTVTADLSKNRFAELPEEVTEYPFLEKLQLYHNAIRVIPDTVVMLQSLAYLDLSRNQLTTLPREVCRLPLQTLLVAHNRLVSLPEELGRMSALAELDAGCNEISTLPPRIGDLPRLRSLDLRSNLLVQLPIELTYLRLVKLDVSGNRISVLPNELRKMKSLIDLKLMENPLTSPPASLCTRGRIHIFKYLERQAVKHERARGGRARRIPLEARGHATLDIRSHRRHNVDSGYSTSDGVDKRWSQEIHPGFLLIPQVHEGDVRGPWRQECSPLSIALPAREPAVINGSCSGTSTPSTISPGEHTSLEDELGKAMILHDQLEKRKLERSTSDNCGDPRRIIGANCPSASTISGYLESVPLTQITHEPPLGTPQSIQPIQTTVNNSLQVNGDEKRPLNHIQTYREYKEALRQQRVNEGPSVYRLSKQITPPGNESANESHGNEASDANQAKDNSQSKQIFTDENSLKRPVQKVPPSRINYQNAGIFNGGSNNEYNNKNGKLSEQTYRKPNSPIKTSTSISSINSSPSHAPRLVKTAIGYVDGNKSPNRSSGSPKSTRSVTWNSNMPEKYSFTMRREFERAKEEADLIEQLRSHIETRLKMALPEDLAPALTDGVVLCHLANHVRPRSVASIHVPSPAVPKLTMARCRRNVDNFLEACRKIGVDENLVCCASDVLEGGRGVVRVAVTVAELLRFHRMRSPLHIAASGSPPIIASNLTA
- the LOC107217717 gene encoding leucine-rich repeat and calponin homology domain-containing protein isoform X4, producing the protein MAMVASNMSGHIQKQLTRSLERILEEAHLSGELKLSGRKLKEFPKTGVKYNLCDTVTADLSKNRFAELPEEVTEYPFLEKLQLYHNAIRVIPDTVVMLQSLAYLDLSRNQLTTLPREVCRLPLQTLLVAHNRLVSLPEELGRMSALAELDAGCNEISTLPPRIGDLPRLRSLDLRSNLLVQLPIELTYLRLVKLDVSGNRISVLPNELRKMKSLIDLKLMENPLTSPPASLCTRGRIHIFKYLERQAVKHERARGGRARRIPLEARGHATLDIRSHRRHNVDSGYSTSDGVDKRWSQEIHPGFLLIPQVHEGDVRGPWRQECSPLSIALPAREPAVINGSCSGTSTPSTISPGEHTSLEDELGKAMILHDQLEKRKLERSTSDNCGDPRRIIGANCPSASTISGYLESVPLTQITHEPPLGTPQSIQPIQTTVNNSLQVNGDEKRPLNHIQTYREYKEALRQQRVNEGPSVYRLSKQITPPGNESANESHGNEASDANQAKDNSQSKQIFTDENSLKRPVQKVPPSRINYQNAGIFNGGSNNEYNNKNGKLSEQTYRKPNSPIKTSTSISSINSSPSHAPRLVKTAIGYVDGNKSPNRSSGSPKSTRSVTWNSNMPEKYSFTMRREFERAKEEADLIEQLRSHIETRLKMALPEDLAPALTDGVVLCHLANHVRPRSVASIHVPSPAVPKLTMARCRRNVDNFLEACRKIGVDEEVLLDADAIMDVGYMDAYGLEALGRLVSALVELEGFEEPAGSSQLGMLC
- the LOC107217717 gene encoding leucine-rich repeat and calponin homology domain-containing protein isoform X1, with the translated sequence MAMVASNMSGHIQKQLTRSLERILEEAHLSGELKLSGRKLKEFPKTGVKYNLCDTVTADLSKNRFAELPEEVTEYPFLEKLQLYHNAIRVIPDTVVMLQSLAYLDLSRNQLTTLPREVCRLPLQTLLVAHNRLVSLPEELGRMSALAELDAGCNEISTLPPRIGDLPRLRSLDLRSNLLVQLPIELTYLRLVKLDVSGNRISVLPNELRKMKSLIDLKLMENPLTSPPASLCTRGRIHIFKYLERQAVKHERARGGRARRIPLEARGHATLDIRSHRRHNVDSGYSTSDGVDKRWSQEIHPGFLLIPQVHEGDVRGPWRQECSPLSIALPAREPAVINGSCSGTSTPSTISPGEHTSLEDELGKAMILHDQLEKRKLERSTSDNCGDPRRIIGANCPSASTISGYLESVPLTQITHEPPLGTPQSIQPIQTTVNNSLQVNGDEKRPLNHIQTYREYKEALRQQRVNEGPSVYRLSKQITPPGNESANESHGNEASDANQAKDNSQSKQIFTDENSLKRPVQKVPPSRINYQNAGIFNGGSNNEYNNKNGKLSEQTYRKPNSPIKTSTSISSINSSPSHAPRLVKTAIGYVDGNKSPNRSSGSPKSTRSVTWNSNMPEKYSFTMRREFERAKEEADLIEQLRSHIETRLKMALPEDLAPALTDGVVLCHLANHVRPRSVASIHVPSPAVPKLTMARCRRNVDNFLEACRKIGVDEEVLLDADAIMDVGYMDAYGLEALGRLVSALVELEGFEEPAGSSRTIQDSVLSSMLFATFITTLMLLYIFPIPE